One region of Triticum aestivum cultivar Chinese Spring chromosome 6B, IWGSC CS RefSeq v2.1, whole genome shotgun sequence genomic DNA includes:
- the LOC123137562 gene encoding bifunctional nitrilase/nitrile hydratase NIT4 produces MALVPSGSGSAPVIAEVEMNGGADQSATTVRATVVQASTVFYDTPATLDKAERLIAEAAGYGSQLVVFPEAFVGGYPRGSTFGFGISISITNPKDKGKGEFQKYYAAAIDVPGPEVTLLAAMAGKYKVFLVMGVIEREGYTLYCSVLFFDPLGRYLGKHRKLMPTALERIIWGFGDGSTIPVYDTPLGKIGALICWENKMPLLRTALYGKGIEIYCAPTADSRPVWQASMTHIAMEGGCFVLSANQFCRRQDYPPPSEYAFAGLGEEPSPDTVVCPGGSVIISPSGEVLAGPNYDGEALITADLDMGEIVRAKFDFDVVGHYSRPEVLSLVVDDQPHRPVSFTSAAEKAPAAKSDDTAKP; encoded by the exons ATGGCTCTGGTTCCCTCGGGCTCAGGCAGCGCGCCGGTGATCGCCGAGGTGGAGATGAACGGCGGCGCCGACCAGAGCGCCACCACCGTGCGAGCCACCGTCGTGCAGGCCTCCACCGTCTTCTACGACACCCCCGCCACTCTCG ATAAAGCAGAGAGATTAATAGCAGAGGCTGCTGGATATGGTTCACAGTTGGTGGTGTTCCCGGAAGCTTTTGTTGGTGGTTATCCTCGTGGATCCACCTTTGGATTTGGGATCAGTATTAGTATCACTAATCCAAAAGACAAGGGAAAGGGTGAATTCCAGAAGTATTATGCAGCCGCCATAGACGTGCCTG GTCCAGAGGTCACACTCTTAGCTGCTATGGCTGGGAAATATAAGGTCTTTCTGGTAATGGGTGTGATTGAGAGAGAAGGTTACACACTATATTGTTCAGTGCTCTTCTTTGACCCTCTAGGTCGGTACCTGGGTAAGCACCGCAAGCTCATGCCGACGGCATTAGAACGGATAATATGGGGATTTGGAGATGGATCAACAATTCCTGTTTATGACACTCCACTTGGAAAGATTGGAGCCCTTATTTGCTGGGAAAATAAGATGCCACTCTTGAGGACAGCACTGTATGGTAAAG GTATTGAGATATACTGCGCTCCCACGGCCGATTCAAGGCCAGTGTGGCAAGCTTCCATGACACACATCGCCATGGAGGGGGGATGCTTTGTGCTGTCGGCGAACCAGTTCTGCCGCAGACAGGACTACCCTCCGCCGTCCGAGTACGCCTTTGCCGGTTTAGGAGAAGAGCCTTCCCCAGACACCGTCGTTTGCCCTGGAGGCAGCGTTATCATTTCGCCGTCAGGCGAAGTCCTGGCAGGTCCCAACTACGACGGAGAGGCGCTGATCACAGCCGACCTTG ACATGGGAGAGATCGTCCGGGCCAAGTTTGATTTTGACGTGGTGGGCCACTACTCTCGGCCTGAGGTGCTGAGCTTGGTGGTGGATGACCAGCCGCACCGCCCGGTGTCCTTCACCTCTGCCGCTGAGAAGGCTCCGGCTGCCAAGAGCGACGACACCGCAAAGCCCTGA
- the LOC123137563 gene encoding bifunctional nitrilase/nitrile hydratase NIT4: MALSPASVGPVIAEVEMNAGADQGATTVRATVVQACSVFYDTPATLDKAEKLIVEAAGYGSQLVLFPEVFVGGYPHGSTFGLTIGSRSAKGKEDFRKYHAAAIDVPGPEVSRLAALAGKYKVFLVIGVVERAGYTLYNTVLSFDSLGKYLGKHRKLMPTALERVFWGFGDGSTIPVYDTPLGKIGAVICWENRMPLIRTAMYAKGVQIYCAPTADALPSWQASMTHIALEGGCFVLTANQFCRRKDFPPPPEYTFGGHEEEPSPETAVCPGGSAIISPSGTVLAGPNYEGEALLTADLDLGEIVRAKFDFDVVGHYARPEVLSLTVKTEPKHAVSFTSTVG, encoded by the exons ATGGCTTTGTCCCCCGCCAGCGTCGGGCCGGTGATTGCGGAGGTGGAGATGAACGCCGGCGCCGATCAGGGTGCCACCACCGTGCGGGCCACTGTCGTGCAGGCCTGCAGCGTGTTCTACGACACCCCTGCAACGCTCG ATAAAGCAGAGAAATTGATAGTGGAGGCTGCTGGATATGGTTCACAGTTGGTTCTTTTTCCAGAAGTCTTTGTTGGTGGCTACCCTCATGGGTCTACCTTTGGACTGACTATTGGCAGTCGATCTGCCAAAGGAAAAGAAGACTTTCGGAAGTATCATGCGGCTGCCATAGATGTGCCTG GCCCAGAGGTTAGCCGCTTAGCTGCATTGGCCGGAAAATACAAGGTCTTCTTGGTGATTGGGGTTGTTGAAAGGGCAGGCTACACACTGTACAATACAGTGCTCTCCTTTGATTCTCTGGGAAAGTACCTAGGAAAACACCGCAAGCTCATGCCTACCGCACTGGAACGAGTATTCTGGGGGTTTGGAGATGGATCTACGATACCTGTTTATGATACTCCACTTGGAAAGATAGGTGCCGTCATCTGCTGGGAGAACAGAATGCCACTTATCAGGACAGCGATGTATGCCAAAG GTGTTCAAATATATTGTGCTCCCACCGCGGATGCGCTGCCAAGTTGGCAGGCTTCCATGACACACATTGCGCTTGAAGGGGGATGCTTTGTTCTGACAGCAAACCAGTTCTGCCGCAGAAAAGACTTTCCTCCCCCGCCTGAGTATACCTTTGGTGGCCATGAGGAGGAGCCATCCCCAGAAACCGCTGTTTGTCCTGGAGGGAGCGCCATCATCTCGCCATCTGGGACAGTGTTGGCAGGTCCCAACTATGAAGGCGAGGCCCTCCTCACAGCTGACCTGG ACCTTGGAGAAATTGTTCGAGCCAAGTTTGATTTCGACGTCGTGGGACACTACGCACGGCCTGAGGTGCTGAGCTTGACCGTGAAGACCGAACCGAAACACGCCGTGTCTTTCACTTCTACCGTCGGATAG